TTAAATGACTGGTGGAGGATATCCTGCTTTAAGCAACAGCTATACTCGtatatgtgttgttttttaacgTTCTGTGTAAAAGTATGTCGTTTGACGATTGGAACTCGTGGATATTTAGCTCCTCCTTGTGGCCACAGctcacaaaaaaatgtaaaaataaaacacagcatgtcACTAAATGAGAAAGACATATAGACTCTTGTTCCCGTAATCCACCTATAGAATTAAACTGCCATCGctttctttttatctcattTCGCCAAATCcattcatttataatatttgCGTAACCAGTTGAGTTTACTGCAACTATTGGCTTACTGTTACTATCATTTGTGTTATTTCCCGATATAGTTTTGTCTTGAAATGTAACTGGACGATTGTGTACTTTCTGGATGATTATGTACTTTCTGGTTACGAGcgctttggtaaaaaaaaaaaaaaaatattgcaaacATGAATGCCAAATCGTTGCAGCGAACTGAATTGTACTCGTGGGTTTAGaaaagcattgttttctttgaacTCAGAACATAGTCGTATGTACCAAAAGTTATTTTAGTAAATCATGTTCGTTTTTATCTTTCTGTCCGTCTATCAGCTCGTATTACCTATGTGACAAGTCACTCAAAAGGTATTGCAATAGTTAAAAAACATTGTGCCATAAGCCCACAAGGGGGCAGCAACACATAGCAAGACAGACATTGCAACAGACAGTAGCATGTGGAGTGTGGAAACCTACAAAACCACTTCAAATCAATGTACATAAAATATTCCATTTAATGTCATAGTACAAGAGCAAGTCAGTTCTCCCAGTGGGACCTGATGACAATATTTCACCAATGTACAGCTATTTCAGCCAATAATTAATCCACTCAGACTGGGGTCGCTGAGTCAGGCTAGGTGGTTGCTTAATGGGCCATTTTAAGTTACTGCACAATCAGTCTCGTAACAGAGCCTAGTTGAAAAAATCTTCTGTAACTTAATGCAGTTAACCAAGGCACTTCATTCTATGTACAGATGGAATGAATCAGCTCTCTTTCTTATATGAAATCCTTGTGAAATCTAAGGCCCACAATGCATTCTGAAGGTgagggtgtgtgcatgtctgtgtatgtgtgtgtgtgtgagagagagagagagaggaaaggagacagaaacagacagacagacagggcaggATAGAAAAGCTCACTCCAGGTTTCCCCTTCACACTCTTTATAATCTCTTCATTTCCTCACACCTTCTGCTGTAAGGTTAATGCTATACGCTTAAAActcttctccattctctctctctctctctctctctctccctctctctctccccctctctccttctctctctctctctctctctctctctctctctctctctctcagcatggtagattttaattctgttttgcaCAGATGGCTGGTTGCTCAATTAGCATTCATTACAGATTCCATGAACTCTTAATTACAGaacaagagaggagagtgacagacagaaacactgggggaactctctctctctctctctctctctctctctctttctctctctttctctctcgctctctccctttatctatctatctatctatctatctatctatctatctatctatctatctatgctcctcttcctctccttttcccctttcatctctgtgataacaaaaaagtctttgaGGTCTTTAACTTTCTATTCCAGATGTACCTGTAGACTAACCTCTGTACAGAACTGAGCCATGTGCTTTGACTGTGTATTGTCTAAGTATCACACTGTGGAGCTCTTACTATTCCTTCTCATTCCTCTCATCCCCTGACAGTATTCTCACACTCTCTGGATGCCAGGACTCCTTGTGCATGCGAAAACACAATGTTCTCACTTCGGCCTCAAGTAACAACCTACTGTTCACTTTTAGGGAGTATGTACTGCACTACTGAAAACTGCCCTGGAGTACCCTTCTgcaacccccccctccattctctctctccctttctccctctctctcgctctctctctctctctctctctgatcttacAGTCAGGAACTATGACtaaacctttttaaaaagtATATTACTGTGAAGCAAGCAGCCCGGGAAGGAAAACATTAGTAAGAGGTGCTGATGTGAGACTGAGATGATAGCTTTTTGAAAGAACCACAGTGTGCTTCAGTCAAACTGTCAGTGATCAAATAAAAGCTCaataccccctccccccaacacatGCAAAAAGGTTTTCCAACATACCCTTTTCAATAATGCAGACATAAATTATTTTCTCTCACCCACTGTGAAGCTTAAAACAAGGACAACAGTTTTTGGAACGAATATGGCACTTCACTGTGTCATAAataatcattatttattttgttcaggTGAATTTCACGCATGCATCATTAATggatttaaatattaaaattcaaCGCGGAGAAGTGACAGGATATCTATCCCTCATGTTAGAAGTGCCCCCATCGgtcgttctttttctttttcaaaattatgAGAATTTGCATTTCTAATAGCAACTGGTGAGATTTAGAGTAGCCTACATGCGTCAAATAATGAGATCGCTTTTAAGAACTCACTTTGTAAGTTCACTGGCTCTTTGCCTCCTAAATAGGCGCTCAACATGTTGTTCTGCTGCCTAATGCTCCTCTGTAATGATTTTCTAATGCGCAATGGAGTTAACGAGCGTATCAGCAAGCTAATCATTACCTTTAAAAGCGCAGCATGAGATACTCAATAATGCCAAAGGGGAAATTAGATCATGCATAGAATAGAAGTTAATAGCAATGCAAAAGTCCATGACCTCTATCTAATTCATCAATTTATACACTTCAAAGGAGACTTTAGGTGAGTCGGCAGGTACTCAGTTACGTATACCGGTCGGTAACTCACCACAGGCATAAAATCGGACCACAGAACATACAGGCACGAATAACCACCGATCCATGGGGTGACCGAGTAGGGAACAGGTGCGGTGTGTGACTGGGCAGGGAGAGCGATGTTATCGGTCTCCGGATTTAGGAACACCCAGCCGAAGGCAGTCATTCCTTGGCTGCGTTAATGTTTTACTAAGCTTGTCAGTCCACTAGTTTCTTATGAATTCATTTGGATACAAAGATGTGGAATACGTTAACTGTGAACGGGTTAGTTAAGACTCTCTCTATGGATTTAAGGAGTGTTTCCAACACATATCAAATGCATACAGTATATGCTATGGGTTTCTGAGTGGTCATTTATAATTATGATTTAATATGACGTATGAAATAAATCATGTGTTCACCCCAAATTCCTGTACCACTTCGATGGCCTCGTCTATTATCCTGATGTTAATGAAAGGTTGTTGGTGAAACACGGCAAGTAAGAGTAACGAATTCCCTTACTGCACTGAAGTCACCTCacttactactactactgctgcccgaaataataataataataataataataataacaagaaaaagaggaaatagAAGATAAAGAAGATAAAGAAGAAGAATCGATCTTAAtaatcattttctcatttatattttcatgaTCGTTGATAAACTATGTATACATTATCATCTTGTATCgctatatatgtgtatgtgtttgtatatatatgtggcctatatatatgtatacatatatgtatgtatgtatgtatgtatataaacacacacacacgacacggATTTTCATGATTTTGTTCAAATTAAATTTCCCGGTGATGATTTGTGTATAAATTGTAGGTAACATTAGCATAATGTAGCCTATAATGTAGCCTTATGTAGATTACTATTCATATGCAGCCTGGTAATTTACAATAAATAAGTATTCTGCGGAGTAAACAAGTAAAggaatttatttaataaaagcGAAACGAGAATCACCTTTTCAGCGGAGTGATGATTAAAATACAATCTATAAATAAACTTCGAAAATGAATCTTTCAGTATTGTAGTATGCTTAAGTATATTAATATTCAGGCAAAAAAGTTAGGCTCGACATTAACATCATTAAAGTAAAACGTTTAGGTTCGCGCgttaaacaagcaaataaaatcTCCCCACGTGTCCCAGATAatctttctccccttttttaaCGGTGGCTCTcgagaatgaatgagtgaacgaTATAAACGAGATGCAGATAAAAGTCATGTAAACGTCGTGAAGCATTGAAAGAACGTTATACATTTTCTAACCTGTTTCAAGATATATGTGTTGGACGCGTGGAGTGCTCTATTCGAATTAGGCCTAGGTAACTGTCATCTCAATAAGAACATCAATTTGAATAAAAGCTCCAAAATAACTTATCGATTTATTTAATGTGGGCAGCTGTGCGTCTGCTTCTTATCTGCTATTAGTACGGCTTCTCTAATTATTCTACGTCTATTACCATTTCAGTTTGAACAACTTCTTCTGTCCCTATAATAACCAAATTACAATATCAAATTATCCCCATGGTTGGTCATGTTGTAAAGTTAAAATTGTTCTCTGGATATCAAATCACTCTGACATCCGCCAATTTCGCAACATGATCTTTAATGACCTCTCTGTTGGACCTGTATGACTctatgagagaaagatgggagATTTACAGGAAAAGTTTTTTATTGTTCATCATAAAATAAATGATCTGATAGAAACAGGCCTATTCAAGAAAACGAACAAACTAATGCCGTAAATTATTGGTCTTAAATTAATGTTAGCCCCGCCCATTCCTGATCCTCTTGCGCCAGGTGCACTCGTCCAATCAGTGCGCGGCTAATGCAACTGCCTGGCGTCAAGCAAATTCAAGTCTATGGACATCAAGTTGCTAAGCACACTTCTTCTCTCGTACTTTCAAACACTGCATAGCTCAATGGATTGTTTTTCAGTCGTTCCCTAAGCGCAGCACTAACCTGCAGTTAGTATCCATACTCGTAGCATTGTTCGTACTTCACATCGAATTATGATAGTTTCTATGTGAGTTTACGTCCAAACAGAGGCAACTGAGGAGATCTTGAATTTAGGCATATCACTTTTTACGGACTTCATCTGAACCGTCAAATGCAATGTTTTCGCCGGCAGGGAAGCGGTGTTTTACCATTGAATCTTTAGTGGCAAAGGAGAGTCCGTTAACAGCTGAGGACCCGATCCGCCCTACAGCGCTCAGTTATACAACCCCTACAGACAGCTTCCTGAACGGCTACCAAAGCCCCCCAGGCCGTGCGCTCTACCCCAACCCGGACCTTGTGTTTCCTGAGACTGTAAACCATCCATCTCTGAGTGTGCACCCGCATCAGATCGGCAGCACGCACCTTCAACACCCGCACTTCTTTGGCACGCAGCATCGCGAACCGTTGAATTTTTATCCGTGGGTGCTACGTAACCGATTTTTCGGCCACCGGTTTCAAGGTAATAGCGTTCAAGATAAATCATTCCAATAACAGAGAAATTTTGAATTAACCAGTTATGCATTTGAGCCTACTTCGCTGTAACTAAACTTACATTATTCTTTCATAGTGACCACAaataactaataataataacaataataacaataataataataataataataataatacagtttgtgtgttttattttttctttatgcgTGGCGATAGTGTTATTCAGCCCAGCTCAACGCGTAAGAGAGGATCCAGCAGCCTATACGCAAACTTATCTGCAATATTCTTGTCACCTCGCTTCCTGCCGAAGGCTACACTTCCTTAGCAAGCGGGCTTAGATAGCAGGAATTGTTTTGTGTCGCGAGCTGTAATGAAAATGTCTGATTAGCctccagacaaaaacacaaatacagcagCTCACTTTTCCGTAGGCGCTACGAAACAgaaacgcgcgcgcgcgcgcacacacacacacacacacacacacacacacacacacacacaccattcttGAACCATTCTTAAAGCTTGTtctcatattattattattattattattattattattattattattattgtgctGTTGCCGCTACTGCTACTGCTAGTGTAGCTGGCCTAGTTAGgcctgctgttgctgttgtttctgcTGTCATCTTAACAGTGGTGTTACTAGCTTTTTAGCGATGTTAATCTTTGTATAGGTACTGATAAGTGATATAACTGAGTAAAGAGGTCTTCGACCTTGGCTAATTAGCAAATTGGATTGTTAATTGCGCCGAGGGATAGTTTCAATTTGATGACATTGGTGTTCAAGGTTACTGCTTTACCTGATCACTCTAATTTCAACTTTGATATCGGTGTAAAAATGACGACAGATGCCACGAATGATCCTTCTTGTTAGTGACAAACATTGTAATGCTCTGACTGAAATTCAAACAGCAGATGGAGCGCGGATAGCTTGACCCAAACATGTAGCAATTATTGCTtgattgtgttaaaaaaaattcccacCGTGTGCACACCAATATTGGCGTCTCTTATGTACCCCAATACCTTACCTATATTGAAGCTACTTAGTATTTTTAAATTACTATAAAAACGCATGTGTAAGGTCCATCATTTTCCCACCTTTGACAAAAAACAGCAGTTGCAGCCTGTCCTCGTGGAGAATTTTGAATCCTTGTGATACTGCATTGATACAGCTTTGCTCCCTCATAATTATACGATGaaattgttttgattatttaggACTctggttttcttgttttgttttggggtttttggcATTTATTCAACAGATTCCGAGGTAGTGTACTGACATTAACTATAGGCTAGCTACGTTACAGTAGCCAACATGTCGACTATAGGCAATGGGAAGCAAACATAGTCTAAATGCATATTGGGTAGCCTACTTACTGTTCAGCCACAAAAAAGATCAGTCAACCTGTGGGCTTTGAATGTGAATATCTCATAACATATACAAATCGTCGGCGCAAACGCGCGAGAAAGTAGAATTATTTGTTGGAATGTATTGGAATTTTCTTTTAGAGCGCCAGCGCTGTCGCTCCATGCCCCTTTTACATTGAAATTTAGGCGCAGAAAGGATACATCTTCCTGTTTTATCATCTTAATGTAGTCTACACTTAATAGTCTTGATTTTGTATATCTTTGCTTGCAAAATGACACAAAGCGCACAGGATTATTTATCTATGCCATGTGAGATGTGTTACATGAAAATTTACAATAATTCTAAACAGTTTTGAAGGTGGGTAAAGTTAAACTAAATGCGTCAAAGTGTAACgtgataaaataaattaatattacttAGTCTTATAAATTATAACAGTAATAACCgttaaactgaaaaacagaaaaaaaattaaacgcTTGCTAGGTTTAGCTGTAGGCTACCAAGTGCTTTAAAAACAGCGCTGCCATATAGAGGCAAACCAACAAGTTCAAAATCCAGCATATTATTACTATTTGAACCATGGTAAGTCCCTGCTACGTAAAGCAGATAGTCAAACTTTCTCACGTAGGAtacaacacataaaacaaattaacaaaaggTCTAGACAAAATAGGCAAATCTCTGAAATCGTTCGAAATTACGGACCTATTTTAATCTTCTTGATTAAATGTTTAACATCTGAATTTGGGCCAAGAGCTCAGCGGAGTTTACTGTGTTCACTTTTCAATTGGTGTTTTCCGGTGTATTCACGGTTTCAGACCCGCAGGAGACTAATGAAGCAGCGGCTTATTTTAAGGGTCGCCTGCTGAGTTACTTTCCAGTTCACTGAACCCTGATGTGGAGCGTACTGATTCTCGAAACCCACtttgattctttttcatttaattttcagGGAACGACGTCTCACAGGACACACTGCTGTTGCACGGTCCGTTTGCGAGGAAGCCCAAACGAATCCGCACAGCTTTTTCACCGTCTCAACTACTTCGTCTTGAACGAGCATTCGAGAAGAACCATTATGTCGTAGGAGCCGAGCGGAAACAACTCGCCAATAGCCTGAGCCTATCCGAGACACAGgtagacacacaaactcacaccatACAAAACCGTGCGTGAATGTGCATGTTTAAATATTAAGTGACAGAGGGCCCAATCCTGTTTGAACGTTTTTCAGTACTATAAAACGTTATGCTGTATTGGAATAAATTAATTTACATGTAGCCTAGCTCATGATGAAAACGAATGACAACGAATTTGATTTCATACGCAAGGCTATTTAAAGAGTTGATGCAGATTTTAAAATACTACTCCATGGTATTTTAAAGCACTAATTCGCCGTATTAAAGTCAGTGACGTGAACGTTTTCTAAATGTCAGGTGCATTTTTCGGAATTTTAGCCTACCTCAATTCCAAAACacgaaagcaagaaaaaaaagtaatacaaGCCTAGAGTAATTCATTATTAAAGTAATGAAGTAAgatgttgaaaatattttggaTAATGCGGGAATACGAAGCAGACCTGCCCAGCCGCTGCgaaaaataacaacaagaaaaaaaaaaacggatcgTTTaattgttaaagaaaaaaaaagcttgtttacaAAGTATACAAATAAGAGAGAGGTAAATTATTATATGGCCTGTAACTATGTGTAAAATCTATAGAAACATTTGCAGTTGAACAAAAATTCATTTGGTGACAGccctgataaaaaaaagcacaaaaattcTTAAATTCTTTAGTCCCTAAAAATATTTAATCGAAAATGCGGAGTTCATTAGTACTGACACAGCTGGCCTCGAAGGTGTTACAAAGCTTATGGACATACACGCATACAAAACATATAgactatgtatatatgtatgtatgtatgtatgtatgtatgtatgtgtgtgtgtgtgtgtgtgtgtgtgtgtgtatatatatatatttgtatatgtatgtatgtataaccTATTTTGCCTTAAACGATGACTGATTCTTTACTTTTTATGTTGTCATGTTGTCGTCATGATGTAAGAACCGCACTGATAGATCTTCATGGACATATTGCCTCCCTCTTGGCATATGTTTccttaaaagagaaaaagtacgttttttgtaaaacatttggCGCATTTTACGAGCCATAAATTGCACATTTTATTTCCGAAATTCAGTCAAATGTACGAACCCTGGCAAAAGGGGTAAAGCCGCAGCTTATAGTCCGTTTCACAAAACCAGAAGAAAGTGACAGAAACcactttaagaaaaaataaagcgAAGTTTTAAAGCTCTTTCCTGGACGGGGTTGAATGTCTGAGTAGGCTATCTCATCACGTAAGCCAATTACGTGTTGCCTCGATACATATCAGAAAAAGTAAAGACATGCTGCACTGAAATTAGTATGACTTTTCAAGTGTAATGCCAAAGCTAAATCTCTGATTAAGCGCGGAATTAGACAATTTTAAGAATCCAGACTACATTTTAGGAGGTAGGCCGTATCAGTGCTGTTTCGGTTTTCAATAACTTTATGAAGCGAAGAAAAACTACATTTTTATTTCGGCTTAAGGTTTCAAGACATGTACAAGACAAAAGTGGCCTAGGAAATCATTCTCCTGAACAAACATATGTGCACGACTCCAATGTCTAAATCAGCTGCCTCAATACAAGCTAATATTCAAGTTAATGttgtacaaacacagagaatgggCTAGTCCTCAATTGTAAACCATGACACCAATCAGTTAGTACTGACAGACTCATTTTTGTTCGATTATGTGGCTGGTATTTCCATCATTTTGATAGTCTTCAAGATTACATTTATGAATGTAAAAGacatttatatgtttatgtatgtcaAGACTACATTTATGAATCTCTTCATAAATTTATCACTAATAtaatctttgtttgtgtgattggattttttttttttttacctaaccGGTTGGTTATTCTAAAAATCTGAATTGCTgaaaaaagttattaaaagtgtattttctcagtttcttttttcttatttttcttaccTCTCTTTCATAGTTAAAGATTATCTGTCTAAACCTGAAAATTATGCTGTGAATTTCGACACACTGGTAGGCTGGGATCAAAGTTACAATCACTACTCTCTCCAAGTAGAACATTTTGATAGTCCCTTccaccaaagaaaaaaaccccaatattaaacatgcaaaaataaCTGTTCTTTATTCCTCTCAgctttcttttcattattttaaataatagcagattttttgtaaatacaaagctaaaaagaaaaacagagaataatAGAGAGTGTGTCATTATCAGTCTTTGAGAAAACCACAGCCCGCTCTGCCCCATAGCCTCTGTCGTTACAGTTACTAAGTTCTTCTGACCtccgacctctgacctctggcCTCCCTCCACAGGTGAAGGTGTGGTTCCAGAATCGCAGAACCAAGTATAAACGACAGAAGTTGGAAGAGGAGGGACCGGAGTGCACgcagaagaagaaagcaaaCCATCACATTAACCGCTGGAGGATTGCTACCAAACAGACAGGATCTGAGGACATAGACGTAACATCTGACGCTTAAAAACCCACCGATGAACTGACCTACACCCTtattcaaacattaaaaaaaaaaagagaccaagaaaaaaaaaagccctattTATTACCTAATGTTATTAACAATGATTATATTTGAGATCCCAACCCAACAGCAGCAGAGACACCACTGACGTGGGCTGGTCGGCGGTGACAAAGAAagcgcaagtgtgtgtgtctgtgtgtgtgtgtgtgtgtgtgtgtgtgtgtgcgcgtaagTACTTTTTAGAGTTAGACAGCCTCTTGTCTTACTACTGATCACACTCTAAAAGGACTGTAATCCCCCTTGGCTACTGTCAGCCACTTTAAACCGCGATATTCGTTTTTAACAAAGGAAATCATCTATCTTTCCTCGTTCCATCTATCCTTCTTTCATTATCATTCCCTCCTGTCAGTGTTCTAAGAGTGCGGTGATAATGATATGGGTAcgcttttcctttttctgacaTTACACGTCCAAAGTCTACATTTTATCGGAAACATACAGATATATTCGAAGATACCATTTTAAAAGTTCGTTTTTTCTGTGCCATGTTCTCGCTTTAAAAGTGGCATATTGTGTATTATTTTACGCTGTGATCATGGCCATCACCCGATCTCAAAACTATTTGATCATAAATAACACCGCTGGAGACAGGGAACTCATCCGGAACTTAAAAATATTTCCATAACAGAGTACAACCTGTTTGCTCTGCAACCCCTCCTCAAATTATTTTAATAGAACAGAATGTTATGACAAGaatataattttacagaaaaaccAGTACATACATGCACCAACAAAAGAaaggaggtgtctgtgtgtgtgtgcggtgtgcacgtgcgcgcatgtgtgaaAGTTTGTGTGACGCTGGAACGTGTTTGGGTGAGcgtatgtgtgaatgcatgcCATTATTCAGTTCTGCTGTCGCTGGTTTGGTTCATGCTGGTTGATGTATGCAGGTTAATATGTGGCAGTTCCTTGAGCATTTTCTCTGAATCATAAACTAAGCTGACAGTTTGCCAACTAACGCATTAATATCTTCTGACTGTATAGTACAAATACCATATgaattttccagaaaaaaaaacccaaccgtAACAAATAATAAAGATGTTTTAGACACAATTTCTCATGGAATGTTTTTAACTCACAAATGAattccactaaacacacacacacacgcacacgcacacatacatacacactcacacatcataTATCAGCAACAGCTAATCACTCATCTACCAGTGGCTTCTGTGAAACTTCTTAAGAGTCTTTGAGTTCAGGCAAGAAAAACAAGGCAGGCTTTTTAAATGGTCTCAGACATGTATACTCAAATGGCACCTGTTAGCTGTTTCCCTCGTCCCTTCTCCTTGATATCCTGTTAAAAGAAACACAGGTAGTACATGTCAAGTGACCCTGTGGGTGACCTGTGACCTTCTCATCTGACCCTTAGCCTGTTCTGTGCACAGAGAAGGGAAAGTagcacatatacactcacattcacacacatacaaacttacGGTGACACCTGAGTATGATGGGTGTGCTGcatagactctgtgtgtgtgtgtgtgtgtgtgtgtgtgtttgttttgaatccTCTGGACATCCTATCCCATGCACAGGTGCACTCTCTACAGCCACAAAACTCAGTCGTTACATCACACGTTCCAATCATTCCCAGTGACCACTCCTTTCTATGacagctggaaagagagagaaagagagagagagagagggagagagagaacagtgagaaaagagcggagaaaaaaaaaacagaatgagagtgTAAAACAATACTATATGCACACACTCCTTATCAGAGTTAAATCAAAGCGCACTGCattcatctctcttcctcttcctcctatTAATCaggcttctccctctctctctttcactaacTCCACCTCTCTCGCCTTTATTTTGAACACCTCCCAGTACATTCTGTTTtgatacaataaatacacaggAAACATGCCAGTCTTGATCCCCTGTGTGTAAAACTCAACCTcctcagcctgtgtttgtgtatgtgtgtgtgtactgagggAACTCGGCTGTGGTTAATGAATCCAGCATGCGGCTTCATGTCCCGCTTTACCTCATCGTGGTTCACCATGacctgttaccatgacaaccaggTAGAAAAACACAGTACCCGCCCTGATTCTGAGATGAATCTAAAGATAAGGGAACAGAAATTTACACATGCTGTTTTACAGTGCTGCCCATAGACCAACTCAAACCCAACAACATACAATCGGATACAATTTAAACTGGCTTtcaggggagtgtgtgtgtgtgcgtgtgtgtgtgtgtgtaaagtgttcGTGGAGATAAATGACCTCTAAAAGcgtttaaaacagacaaaatgaaatcaGGCAACAAGGAAGCACATtcaaattaaatgtgttttaatgaatgacattCAAAGAGACTCTAGGATGTTAGTTCCAcacgttttggttttttggtctGTAATATTTCACACCCACATCACAGTAAACAGAAAAGCAACTTAGTAGACATTATGAAGACAATAA
This sequence is a window from Chanos chanos chromosome 4, fChaCha1.1, whole genome shotgun sequence. Protein-coding genes within it:
- the emx1 gene encoding homeobox protein EMX1 — translated: MFSPAGKRCFTIESLVAKESPLTAEDPIRPTALSYTTPTDSFLNGYQSPPGRALYPNPDLVFPETVNHPSLSVHPHQIGSTHLQHPHFFGTQHREPLNFYPWVLRNRFFGHRFQGNDVSQDTLLLHGPFARKPKRIRTAFSPSQLLRLERAFEKNHYVVGAERKQLANSLSLSETQVKVWFQNRRTKYKRQKLEEEGPECTQKKKANHHINRWRIATKQTGSEDIDVTSDA